In Candidatus Manganitrophus noduliformans, the sequence TAAGATAATAAATTATCCGCAATCTAATTTGCTGTGTTTGAAAAATGACTCTGGTCGCCTCAGAGGGAGCAATTGCAGAAGCAGTTAAAAACGACACAGCAGGCCGAGGTATATATCAACGCACGCTGCTGGCATCGATCAAGGATAATCCGTTGCCAAAATCGCCCACCCCCTCCAAATCGGCCGACGTACTCTTTATAATTGGATCGATCGCCATCGAAGTCCTCAGAAGCCCCGAGATCATTGCTATGGCCGAGGGCGGATATTCATCTGTTTCCACCCCTCTTTTCTAGATGGGCAAGACAAGGGGTACCCAGCACCAGTTCCCATTTCCAGGGTGAACGCAAAGCGAGTGCTCTTCGGAGTCATCAACCTGCGTATGGGCTGTCGGTTGTCTCTTTCCAGACGGCATCATAGAGGGAGCGACTTTCAAACATTCCTTGGTTATCTTCATGATCGATACTGAATCTGACGGATGGTCTTGCTGTTGGAGGAAGACCGCAGACATCTCGCAACAGATGGCAGCACGCTTTGGGGTGCGGCTGCTTTGTTGCCTAAACAAAGACCGCATCTCAATCCAATGGATCGTTTGTTACTTCATGCTAAGGTGACCATCAGTACCAATCCACTATACGTCTCGTTGATGAGCGTGTCGAAAGGTTTATCCACTACATGTAGATGGCGAGCTTTTCCGCTGATGAAGCGCTTTGCAAAATAAAATTCTTTCTCCAGTTTCTGGCTTCGAAATGTGAGCGGATAATTTTGCCACCATACATAGATTAATTTTAAGCCCATCAGATTGAATTTTTGCTAAAAAGTGTTCCAGCCCTCTCTATCCCTTAAGATACCGATTTGCTATATTCATATAATTTTACAAAACTGATAAATCGTGTATAATTTAATCTAAGATATACCTAAAGAGGCTGGTGGTCAGAAAGACCAGGGAACCCAGAAGCCCAAGGTGAGAGCCAATCGACTTGGGCTTTTTTGTTTTTGGCAATCTTTTAAAAAAGAAAAGGCGCTGAATATGAAACAAATCCTTCTCATCTTAACTGTTTTTTCCTTCACTGTTTCAGACCTTACCTGGGGGGCGGGAAATCAGATCAGCAAGACCCTTACGATTAATACCGGGATGGGGGTCAACAATGGTACCAATAAAAATCTTTCTACTTCCGACAATGCTGGAACCGCCTGTGCCGGAGGCAATGCCGGAAGTTGTGATGGAGGGCCCTTCGCCGATACCAGCGATCCTTTCAATATCAACGACGACTGCTCCCCCTCTTCCTTCGGTGATTTCTGCTCCTCCCAATTTGATCCCCATCTCCCCGGCGGATTCAATTTGATCGATAACCGATTTGGAAGGGGCGCTCCTTGTGGTCCGAATGATGTCAGTGGCCCTCCCTTCCCTTATCCTTGCCAGGGAAAGGGATCGATCTATCAAACCATCCCACTTGGAATCGACGATCCGAATTCTCCCACAGTCCTTTTAACCCCTCCCAGCCTGGGAGGGGTCGGCCAGCCGTTTTATCAATTCCGCTCCGATACGTTCGGCACGCTGAGGGTTCACCATATCGAATATGGTTTTGATCTCGACATGGACGGCCAGCAGACCCTCAATACATTTTACATAATCGATTCTGTCACCGACGCCAATGGGCAGATGGTCGGGAATGCCGTCGGTACCTTTAGGATAAATTTAAGCGACGCTGGGATGGGAGGCGACGGTCCTAACTGCTCGGTTACCTCAAGCAATGTCTCCTCGGAAGGACGATTTGAATCGGGGCCGAGCGGTGTGATTACATGCGTCGATCGAGCCGGGAATCTCTGTCAAGGTTCTCAATTCAATCCAGGAAAGTTTAGCCGAACTTCATTCACATGTCCTCCTTAGGCTACGCCAGTCAAACAGGCCGTAGGGTTGGGTGGGATATCCGATATTTCATCATCTCTTTAGATCGACATAGCTACTGAAGGCGTCATGTTGAACTAACCGGCAATAAAGAACCTATCTAGGAGAGAAGCCTGCACTAAATAAGGTTGCGCTCACTCATGGTGCTGCCGAGGAATCTGGAATTTGCTTGGTTTCTCCGCCACGTCGATTGACTCCCTGCCCAGTCAATCAATTGGTATTATTACCTGGATGTCCGGCTCGACTGGAAATCTTACAAAGAGGATTGAGTTCCTTTTGGTCGGCCGAATCCTGCTGGTATGGAGCAGTTTGCTCTTCTGTCTATTCAAGCCAAACCTCAGGCGCCGATCGTGCTCTCCACCTCTATCTTCCACTTGTGCTTTATAGGACACCGATAGACCCAGCCCTGTTCCCTCCCCCACGGGTTTAGTGGTGAAGAAGGATCGAAGATTCTCTTTATACTCTCCTCCCGCAGCCGCTGGTTACCCCTGAAATAAGAACAAAAAATAAAAAGTAGGACTAAAAGCTCACAGGTCAAAATGGTTATTGGAGGGAAAGAAAAGGCAGCTTTCCGCTGTAATTGCAGCGTTGAGGTGTTTTTATCTTTGGTTGCACGATGCTAAAGAATATCTATGCTTGCCTTGACTCTCTTGTATACAAAACTGCAGGTAATATTAAATGCGATAGTAAACGGAAACCTATACGGCAATTAATCATAGTATTTGAAATAAAACAGTTGCTAGACTAATGGCGGCCAATTCCTTCTAAATGTCCTGATATCTTGACGGAGGTATAAATCAGGCATATGATTTATCTTAGTGTATACTACCTTATTTTTGGGTGTGTCCTCCCTAAGTGAAGCTCAGCATGAAATCGAATTGTTTCTTTTTTATCTTCTTCTTTTTGATTGCGGTCTTGCTAAGTTGCCAAGCGCCCCCCGAAGAGCCGCTCCAAATCGGATATATCGACTGGCCTGGTTATGAAATCCTCTACTTAGCGCAACAAAAAGATTTCTTTCAGGAGGAAAAAGCCCCGATCCTCTTAAAAGATTTTTCCTCCTTTAGTGATCTAAGAAAAGCCCTTCAATTGGGAAGATTGGATGGAGCGGCGATGTCAATTAACGAAATGCTCCTCGCACGGCTTGGGGAGGAATACCGCGTCGTCTTTGTCCTGAATGTTTCACAGGGGGCTGACGGAATCGTCGGACAGCACGAATTTCAATCGATTAGGAATCTCAAGCATAAGCGGGTGGGTGTCGAGTTAACCGGACTCGGCGGGTATTTGTTGGCGCGCGCATTGGAAATAGCCGATATGGAGATATCAGAGGTCATTCGCGTCAATATGACCGCGACAATCGAGGCGTACACCGCTTTCTCGGAAAGGAAAGTAGATGCCGTGGTGACGTTTGAGCCAATCCTGAGCCGGCTGGTCACCGAACAGGGTGGAAAGATCCTTTTTACCAGCCGCGAGATCCCGGACGAAATTATCAACGTGTTGATCTTTCACAAGGATGCCTTGAAGTACCGCCGGGACGATTGTTTGAGAGTGCTACGGGGCTATCTTAAGGCGCGCGAATTCTGGAAGAAAGAGCCGGACCAGGCCATCGCAATTATGGCGCGTCGAGAGAGGGTCAGCCCTGATTACTTCCGGCAAAGCTTGAATGGGCTGCTGATTCCCGATCTCTCGACCAATTTGACCTATTTCGGGCTCAGCGATACCGAGAACTACTTTCTGGAAAGCATAAAGAATTTCCAAAGCTTTATGGAAGAGAATGACCTCCCATATGGACCAGTCTATTTTGAAAATCTTCTCAATGATTTAAAACGCCATGAACAATTTTCATAGCAAAGTCAGGAGAATCCGTTCGATCTCGGCCGTCATCGTCCTGATGATGCTGGTCGGCGGGATTCTCTTCGCCTTCATCATTGCTGGAGCTTCCTACGGGATGCAACGGAGGAACAATATCAAGGACTTGCAAATACGCGCGCAGGCAACCAGTGATCAGCTCAACTACATTGCCGAGATCCTCCTGAATAAAGGAGACCTCAACTCTGTGCAGCGGATTGTTGAAAATATCGCCACGGATCGAACGATTACCTTCATCGCTATTGTCGATGCCAACCTCAAGGTATTGGCATCGACTCAGCACGATCTTCTTGGCGCATCGATCTCCGAGTACAAGGAAAATCCTAAAATCTTAGCTCATTTTCGGCGTGTGATCATCAATGGGAAAACGGAATTCATCCATCGACCTGAACAGGGCCATTTTGATATAATCGCCCCCATCATCCTCGCAAACCCTTCCCGCACAATCCCTCTTCTGTCGGGGGCGGTGACAGTCGTGTTCAGGGATGACCCGCTGGTCTGGAATCCACGGGAGAGCTTCTGGAGATACCTTCAGCTCGCGCTGGTGCTGAGCGCTTTTGCAATCGCGATTCTTTATGCGGTTCTCCGTCGCTGGGTGGCCTATCCCATTGAACGACTCACACGGGTCTCCGAGCGGCTCGGCTCCGGAGAGCTGGGGATTCAAATACCGGTCTCCTCTTCCGATGAAGTCGGGCGGCTGGCAGAAACTTTCAACCGGATGTCGGTCTCCTTGGCGACGCAGCGACGCGCCCTTCAGGCCACCGAAGAGCGGTACCTTCGAGTCTTCCACTCTTCTCCCGTTTGCCTGATCGTTGTCGATCCCGCCGGAACTATCATCGATGTCAATGCAACCTTCCTCGCCGAGATGGATAGGCGGTCGGACCGCCAAGTCTGGATTGGAAAGCCAATCACAGAGATCCCCTTCATCAAGGCGGGAGGATTGCAGCCGGAAATTCAAAACCTCCTGGTGAATGCGACCCCTTTCAGAAGTTGGAAGGTCTCTATTCCCCTCCCTGACAAAGAACATCGCTGCCTTTTCAACTTCAGCGGCATCCCTCTTTTCGATGATAAACATGTCTTGACCGGGGCAGTCATCGCGGCAGAAGATATCACAGCGGAGCAGACGCTGGAGGCGCAACTAATCCAGTCTCAAAAAATGGAAAGTCTGGGGGTGCTGGCGGGCGGGATCGCCCATGACTTCAACAATATCCTCACCGGCATCCTCGGATACGCGTCCCTGTTGAAAAAGCGGCTGGCACGCGACGATCCGAGCCTGCCGGCAGTAGAAGTGATCGAAAAATCGGGGCTTCGCGCGCGCGCATTGATTCAACAGCTGATGGGCTTTGCCCGGCGAACGGAATCAATCAAGTTGCCGGTCGACGTCAACAGCCTTGTCACTGAGATTGTCCTTTTACTCCAGAAGGGGATGGTGGGACAGGGGGTCTCCATCCAGGTCGATCTTGACCCAACTTCTCCAAAGATCATCGCCAATAGCGGCCAGCTTCACCAGGCGCTGATGAATCTCTGCGTCAATGCGAGGGATGCGCTCCCCCCTGAGGGTGGAACGATCTTTTTGAAAACGCACGCTCGGTCGATGCCTTCCCTCTCCGATTCTGAACATAAGAAAGAATGGGTCGAGGTTTCAGTCCGGGATACAGGGGCTGGCATAAAACCCGAGGTCCTCTCCCGCATTTTTGAGCCGTTTTTTACAACGAAAGAGTTTGGAAAGGGGACGGGCCTGGGGCTTTCAGTCACTTATGGCATTGTGAAAGCGCACGGCGGGGAGATTTCTGTCCAATCCGAACCGGACAAAGGATCGATTTTTATGCTCCGCTTTCCAGAGGTGCGAGAAGCATCAAAGCGGAAAGAGGCCAAGGGCCAAGAGGTCCTTCTGAAGGGGAAGAAGCGGCCGATCCTCCTGGTCGATGATGAAAAGACGCTCCTGGAGTTGGAGAAGAAACTCCTTGAAGAGAGGGATTTCGAAGTCCTGACCGCAGAGACGGGGGAGGAAGCGATCGAGATTTATCGCAAACACGGTCGTGAAATCCGCCTGGTGGTCCTCGATCTCCTGATGCCTGGGATCGGGGGATGGAATGCCTATCTACAACTCCGGGAGATGGATGCCGAGGTGAAGGTCCTCTTCACCAGCGGGTACGGCGGAGTAAAAGAATTTGAAGAGCAGATCAAAACACTCCCCTTCTTGTGGAAACCCTATCGGATAGAGGAATTCCTCGCCGCAGTTGAAAAGGCGCTCGCGTGACGTGGCGCCTTTCTCCTCTCTTCGAATCATGATATTAGGGACTGCTTGGTCGATTTCCTTTCGGAAGAAACCTCAGGAAGAGTGAGCACAATTTTAATTCCTCCGGCATCGAGGGCGTCGTCGGCCCAGACGTAACCGATCGCCTCTTCCGATCCGCGTACCGTTTCGATGACGGCGGCGCTGTTTTCCCGTAGAATCGGCGCATCAATTCCCTCTTGAAAGATACGGTGTATCCAATGTTTAAGGTAGCTCGCCTGTGACATTTCAAGAACATGTTTGAGAAAGGCCTGCCTGATCTCCTGGTTCTCATGCTGGTCGATCGGTTTGAAACGCCTCCCCCGAATGAGTCGGATCTCACCGAGGTAGATCCCCTTGACCTCTTCCAGCGAGAGCGAGTTGATCGGCGAACGGGTATTGATAATGATAGCAATCTCTCTGGTTTCTGTAGAGACGGCACCAACAAGGAAGGTCAATACAAAGAGAAGAAAGTTCAGCTTCGACATCCTACCTTCCGTCGCGTTTAAGATTTAAAATGTGAAGGCCCATTGAACGGCATATTTCCAATAATCTTCTCCCCCTGTATCGATCCATCGAATCTCCCCCTTCAAAGCGCTGATCAGGGAGACTTCGTACCGGATACCTGCAATGGTTCTTCGGTCGTCTGCGGCGGAGAGGGACGTCATGTAGGGATCTCCTTCCTTCACCTGCATCTCCTCGTAACGGACATACGGGGTGAATCTTTCCTCAAAGGTATACCCCGCCTGGATGTAATAGAGCGTATTCATATGGGGGCCAAGATTGGTCAGTGTGTCCTCGTCTCTGATCCAATAGAATTCAGATAAAAAATTCAAACCGCTTCCTGGGATCACGTAGACCGCGGCAAGTCCGAAAATCGATTGGTCGACCTTCAGCACGCGAAGCGAGGTGGTATCAAATCCTTCTACGGTACCGATATGTCCATACCCCATGACCTCCAATCCGGGGAGCGCCTTCGGCCCCACTTGTAAACGGAAAGAGACCGCTTTGTTCGTGTTATTGTCCCCCTCGAATGTATTCGGATCCAATTCCCCTCCCGTTTTACCGATCGGATCGATCTGCTCAATCTTCGACCCATTCGCGACGGAGAGGTCATATCCGAAGATCAGGGGACCGGGGTCATACCGTCCTGAGGTCCATATCCCCACCATATGGACGGGGAAAATCCCTTCCTCATACTCAAATTCAAGGAAACGAGGCCGCTCAATCGTCATATGAGTGAAGGTAGCATGATGGAAGGTGGGATTCCAATAGCCCAATGGATTGTGAAAGCGTCCGATGCGGACCTTCAGGGCGTCACTGAAGAGATAGCCAATGTGAAACCGTTGAACGATATCGATCTCCTCGACCTCCGAAATGATCATTTCAGAGAGAAAGTCGATCCGGTCGGTGAGTGTCATTGAAACGAAAAAGTCGATTTGATCGCCCACCGCGAATGAGCCGTTATGATCTAGATCCTCTTGAAGTTTGCTTTTTCTGAAGTTAACATCACCGAACCCCTTTAGCTCGAATCCCCTTACATCAGGAAGGAATATGAACAGAAAAAAAAGAACCACCAAAAAAAATCGATGCCTTCTATCTAATCGATTCATATGATCTCTCTCCAGCCTGCCGGCCTATAATGTGTGTCTAGACTTAAACTAGATTTTCGAAATGCATTCTATGCATATCAATAAATGGCCCGGAGCATTATTTCACAGTTTAATTCTTCCCAGCTCACACTATATGATTCTCGGCTTAATTCCACCGAGGTTTTACAATTTGCTAGAGTCCAAGCAGCGTTTTGATTGCCGGATAACCCTAATCCGAAAGAGGAGGGAGATGCGGTGGCCCTCACGAAAAGGTCTCCTCCTTCGACGGATTCAAGTGTCAAGGGGATGAAGCGTAAATCAGTTCAATCGGTTCCAATCTGGACGATGTCCTTCTGTATTGCGTAGCGGATCAGCTGCACAACATTGCGAAGGGCGAGCTTTTTCATGATATTGGCGCGGTGGGTCGCCACTGTCAAGACTGGATCTCCAGTCTCTCAGCAACTTACCTGTTCTTGTAACCCTCCCCAATTAGCTTGACGACCTGGCGCTCTCGTTTTGTAAGCTTCCGAGGGCGGACTGCCGAGGAGATGATTTTTCTGTGTTTGCTTTCCTGCTTCTTCAACTCAGATATATTCCCTTTAGACTGACCTTCTTTAAAGCCGGCATGGTTCTCGTAATCAGTTAAGGAGCTTTCTTTTATTCATCAAATCCTCCTGGGAAGGTTCTGCAAATCCGATCTGCTCTATACCCTATCCGACCAGCATGCTTCATAAGAATGAGCTCTGAAGATAAGATAAAATTTTATTGTGGTTAATTGTGCCTCAAATATCCTCCCTCTCTTTGGAAGCAATCTTGGTGTCACCCGAATCAGCAAGTGAAAGCCCATTCAGTAGAGTCTTAGAACACGTTCTGGAACAAGATTTTGCTGTTATTTGCTTGTCGAGTCCGCGGTTGTCCCGAAAGTTTATTCACATAATAGCAGTGGTATCTTCATAATGCGAAAGTTGAGGAACTATCAGGGAGTTATTCTCCCACCGCAGGCGGATAATTGAGACGTCCCGGCTTCGTCCGGGCGAGTTTATTTTTGTGAAGATACTTTTTGACCCTGGTAAGAAGCTCACCCGCGCCGATCGGCTTAAATATAATCTCCTCTGCACCGACATTCACACTCCTGGCTCGCAAGAAAAAATCAAGTTTACTATGAACAGAGATCATCAATACAGGAAGTGAGTGAAAGGAGAAACTACTTTTGACTGCACGGCAGACTTCAAAGCCACTGATGGGGGACAACTTCATATCGAGGATCATTAAGTGCGGCCGCGATATGAGGAGCTTCCGCAACGCCTCAGCTCCCCCGATGGCTCGAACGACCTCATAGCCTTCCGCCGTCAGAAGCTTCAATAAGATAGGGCAGGCGTCTTCTTTATCATCGACGATCAGAATCCGGTGCATATAATGCCCCCATTCTGATTTTCTGAGTGAAAAAATCAATAGATAATAAGGAAATCGGAAACTTTAAGATTAAAAAAAGAATATTTAATATGAGAATGGTGCTTCTAAATCAGGAAGAACAGAGCCACTGAGGCACAAATACGGCTCCTTTTACAAACCAGCTACAGGTTTGCGCTGCCTGAAGCTATTGGCTACTCCTCCTTACTTTCACGGGGCTTTACAATTCAATCAGACGGTTAATTGTCTTACTAACCTGTTCGATAGTATACGGTTTGGTGATCACTCCCTTGAAACCATATTTGAGATAATTGGCCATGACCGGACTGTTGGAGTAGCCGCTTGAGACGATGGCCTTCACATGAGGGTCGATCTCAAGCAATCGCTGCATGGCCTCTTTGCCCCCCATTTTTCCAGGGATAGTCAAGTCCATAATTACCAAATCGAACGGTTGTCCGGAGGACGACGCTTCCTGATAACATGCAATCGCCTCACTTCCATCTTTAGCATATTCAACCTGGTAGCCAAGGAAACGTAAAATTTCTCCGGCTACTTCCCGCACCGCCTCGTCATCATCCATGATCAAGACCTTTCCTCTTCCAAGCAATGGCGCTTCGAGTTTCCTCTCCGGCTCAATCCCGTGAGAAGAACCAGGCAGGTAGATGGAAAATGTCGAGCCCTCTCCCACTTCGGAGTCCACCGTTATATAACCGTCGTGCTTTTTGATAATGGAGTAAGAGGTCGGCAGCCCCAGGCCACTCCCCCTTTGCTTGGTCGTAAAGTATGGATCGAAGATCTTCGGGAGGTGCTCCCTGGAAATTCCAGTCCCGAAGTCACGAATCGAAATCTTCGCATACGGTCCCGGCGGCAGGGGAAATTGGTTTTCCGTTCCCACTGCCAGATAGTTTTCCGCCCGGACCTCTATCGTCCCTCCTTGCGGCATCGCCTGTTGGGCGTTTATCACCAGATTGTTGATGACCTGGTTGATCTGCCCCTCATCGATCTCAACCGGCCAAAGATCGTCCGCTATTAGGGTAACAGCGTGTACATTCGATCCTCGCAGGGCAAACTGGATGGAGTCCTCGAGAAACTTCTTTATCGACATTGCTCTCTTAAGAGGGGTCCCTCCTTTAGCGAAAGTCAGCAGTTGCTGGGCCAGATCTCTCGCCCGGAATGAGGCGGTCTCGGCATCGCTCACCCGCTTATGGAGCGGGTCCTTGCAGTCCATCGATATCTTGATAAGGGAGAGGTTTCCCAGGATGGCCGTTAGAATGTTATTGAAGTCATGGGCAATGCCGCCGGCGAGCAGACCGATGGCCTCCAACTTGCTCGTCCGGAGGAGGTCTTCTTCCATCTTCAACTTTTGAGTAACATCCCGGAAGGCGAGCACGACGCCAATGATGCGGCTCTGATTATCCCAGATGGGGTCAGCGCTGTCAGTGATGAACCGTTTCGTCCCGTCCCGGGAGAGGAGAATCGTGTGGTTCACCGATTCAATAGTGATTCGGCTCTGAAGAACCTTCGCCGCAGGATTTTCGATGGGACGACCGGTTTTTTCTTCGATAACATGAAAAACTTCCTCTAGGGGGCGACCCCTCGCCTCCTCCTGAGACCAGCCGGTGAGGATCTCAGCGACCTTATTTATCAGTAAAATCCTCCCCTCCACATCGGTTGTGATAACGCCGTCGCCGATTGATCTAAGCGTGACGGCAAGGCGTTCCTTTTCTGCCGCCAGGGCTTCTTCCGCCCGTTTGCGCTCTAATTCGGTGGCGGCGCGCG encodes:
- a CDS encoding PAS domain S-box protein gives rise to the protein MKPPFPHNEAERIDILRQYQILDTPPESAFDEITLLVSKICGTPIALIALVDSERVWFKSKVGLTIPETARDFSICAHTTLQPNLLIVSNVLSDARFADNPLVPYDPNVRFYAGVPLKTPTGLALGTVCAIDCIPRQLDSKQNDLLQILGRHTATLLDLRRELAEYSRTKEALDTPEAQYRSLFKHNPQPMWIYDIETLSFLAVNEAAIQHYGYSREEFLSMTIKEISPPEEIPSLLENIAKAPEGLDRAGLWRHRKKDGTIIDVGITSHTLRFSGRRAKLVLANDVTERKRAGEALREIEQGVSAATGEMFFRSLVTHLTRVLGADYAFVGEVLKEKEGVIRTIAVCSDDVIVENFEYLLAGAPCEQVVGKVLRSYPQGVGDIFPKSHLMTGKRIESYIGAPLFDSAQHPLGLLSVMRRNPIGDVKTAESIVQIFAARAATELERKRAEEALAAEKERLAVTLRSIGDGVITTDVEGRILLINKVAEILTGWSQEEARGRPLEEVFHVIEEKTGRPIENPAAKVLQSRITIESVNHTILLSRDGTKRFITDSADPIWDNQSRIIGVVLAFRDVTQKLKMEEDLLRTSKLEAIGLLAGGIAHDFNNILTAILGNLSLIKISMDCKDPLHKRVSDAETASFRARDLAQQLLTFAKGGTPLKRAMSIKKFLEDSIQFALRGSNVHAVTLIADDLWPVEIDEGQINQVINNLVINAQQAMPQGGTIEVRAENYLAVGTENQFPLPPGPYAKISIRDFGTGISREHLPKIFDPYFTTKQRGSGLGLPTSYSIIKKHDGYITVDSEVGEGSTFSIYLPGSSHGIEPERKLEAPLLGRGKVLIMDDDEAVREVAGEILRFLGYQVEYAKDGSEAIACYQEASSSGQPFDLVIMDLTIPGKMGGKEAMQRLLEIDPHVKAIVSSGYSNSPVMANYLKYGFKGVITKPYTIEQVSKTINRLIEL
- a CDS encoding ABC transporter substrate-binding protein; amino-acid sequence: MKLSMKSNCFFFIFFFLIAVLLSCQAPPEEPLQIGYIDWPGYEILYLAQQKDFFQEEKAPILLKDFSSFSDLRKALQLGRLDGAAMSINEMLLARLGEEYRVVFVLNVSQGADGIVGQHEFQSIRNLKHKRVGVELTGLGGYLLARALEIADMEISEVIRVNMTATIEAYTAFSERKVDAVVTFEPILSRLVTEQGGKILFTSREIPDEIINVLIFHKDALKYRRDDCLRVLRGYLKAREFWKKEPDQAIAIMARRERVSPDYFRQSLNGLLIPDLSTNLTYFGLSDTENYFLESIKNFQSFMEENDLPYGPVYFENLLNDLKRHEQFS
- a CDS encoding ATP-binding protein, which translates into the protein MNNFHSKVRRIRSISAVIVLMMLVGGILFAFIIAGASYGMQRRNNIKDLQIRAQATSDQLNYIAEILLNKGDLNSVQRIVENIATDRTITFIAIVDANLKVLASTQHDLLGASISEYKENPKILAHFRRVIINGKTEFIHRPEQGHFDIIAPIILANPSRTIPLLSGAVTVVFRDDPLVWNPRESFWRYLQLALVLSAFAIAILYAVLRRWVAYPIERLTRVSERLGSGELGIQIPVSSSDEVGRLAETFNRMSVSLATQRRALQATEERYLRVFHSSPVCLIVVDPAGTIIDVNATFLAEMDRRSDRQVWIGKPITEIPFIKAGGLQPEIQNLLVNATPFRSWKVSIPLPDKEHRCLFNFSGIPLFDDKHVLTGAVIAAEDITAEQTLEAQLIQSQKMESLGVLAGGIAHDFNNILTGILGYASLLKKRLARDDPSLPAVEVIEKSGLRARALIQQLMGFARRTESIKLPVDVNSLVTEIVLLLQKGMVGQGVSIQVDLDPTSPKIIANSGQLHQALMNLCVNARDALPPEGGTIFLKTHARSMPSLSDSEHKKEWVEVSVRDTGAGIKPEVLSRIFEPFFTTKEFGKGTGLGLSVTYGIVKAHGGEISVQSEPDKGSIFMLRFPEVREASKRKEAKGQEVLLKGKKRPILLVDDEKTLLELEKKLLEERDFEVLTAETGEEAIEIYRKHGREIRLVVLDLLMPGIGGWNAYLQLREMDAEVKVLFTSGYGGVKEFEEQIKTLPFLWKPYRIEEFLAAVEKALA
- a CDS encoding response regulator, producing MHRILIVDDKEDACPILLKLLTAEGYEVVRAIGGAEALRKLLISRPHLMILDMKLSPISGFEVCRAVKSSFSFHSLPVLMISVHSKLDFFLRARSVNVGAEEIIFKPIGAGELLTRVKKYLHKNKLARTKPGRLNYPPAVGE